A stretch of the Panicum virgatum strain AP13 chromosome 9N, P.virgatum_v5, whole genome shotgun sequence genome encodes the following:
- the LOC120689768 gene encoding protein yippee-like At3g08990, which yields MECGTGTPILELDDAHGNVYRCKHCHTHLALTDDIISKDFYCKDGKAYLFDKVVNVSVGENEDRMMITGMHTVSDIFCVRCGVILGWKYEVAFERTQKYKEGKFILARNQLLGPK from the exons ATGGAGTGCGGCACGGGCACGCCGATcctcgagctcgacgacgcgcACGGCAACGTCTACCGCTGCAAGCACTGCCACACGCACCTAGCCCTCACCGACGACATCATCTCCAAG GATTTCTACTGCAAGGACGGGAAGGCTTACCTCTTCGATAAGGT TGTGAATGTGAGCGTTGGAGAAAACGAAGATCGTATGATGATCACAGGGATGCATACCGTTTCTGACATCTTTTGTGTCCGCTGCGGAGTGATTCTTGGATGGAAATAT GAGGTTGCGTTTGAGAGGACCCAGAAGTACAAGGAAGGGAAGTTTATTCTGGCCAG